A single region of the Neodiprion pinetum isolate iyNeoPine1 chromosome 5, iyNeoPine1.2, whole genome shotgun sequence genome encodes:
- the LOC124218561 gene encoding NBAS subunit of NRZ tethering complex, with protein sequence MAVKPDQNMGVDGTEECDEQPILYELLEYYVRKQEPELSRCKNDTAAILPATGTIKIALRYLNNRYSLPESISFEIGLTLQWKFAVGDKGSLLAILQDNLIEIRKSKDEYSSVVGKASVPKDAFPQWRKVVWSPDCSLLVVASSNGYLSFYNSLGNNVFNISPKNLSQNPNILEAGDAVASMIFVKTRVKSLKWAYEFLVITYSGLLKAYYVSATEAFEESHEFSFGSLYRNGVSAVAYNDRHNLLFVAGSNITQNLHTISSKSGLTSWRILNDYPYYKLSFANEESTGANSSFSIWNYLPTLHSQIESVIFKNSISPNGDLLACLHTDGSITIWNLPSLRLHKKWGPNEQPDADAVNPLGLVKLRKLPPGFSEFHPIDVNWWSNHSVIIARYCGSVSVCSIKNLRNLLGASPEFLYGQPQISELCPDRGFLSLDCETFLTSKKRSRDSTNESQNSDSSSESEKEEEENERPTALKYAGSLFQSALYSITDMERFQPKRKKSKLIHRTYRILGLKSTTPEELYSRKIDIEEYGEALALANTYNLDTDLVYQTQWRKSEFSLNAIKNHLSKVSKRSWVLNECVTRVPDTIEASRELLNFGLGGANLETLLAIGVKDDGKFTPADIEDEDYEELDKIGATLRQIQKENQILDQINIEKLTEGQKEMVMYRRKLLDHLDKLQTYEIILEAPSMYNKIFYEEFRKLSALQNAIRFAKDSNYRAVDIMFTYHSAKILPHWLAVISFFPETLKPTDYEKLLPECDNEGQLFLPDQLELRQKDWSEKSEFSKTLGLSDDDGSELIYDCDPALRAYRNVPLTQELLKKWYKSRAYQIERNSSIVDNALSLIRIGKSRNIKGLENFMFELETLDDLIYKVNMEDMSLARLEKLSDLDKIRLLMSKSDEKNFVDNIKNLVIPYIHRKERLSPQGCSHQQLLHDYLVSLSEDDLTLPVKFFEHLKQTQNTEIIRDLEAIMKLALDCIYSCKDLKMYEKAKCIFECIPFSLENVGSGKICCLIEELEQELECLRVLSEYNVKTTLKYIQENKTDRETIKMLLTQMARYVNELPPSEKLWPQLLNDILQLHETTFSCLDIEVCFEICVSARLTSGDKTTIQNCTSLIETKKSEKSMLKVPYDKAVELVLQASTEYFNSSKSLTDSSMELAKACLYLIEDDNPAIKEEYELISSLQILNDFNVNVLPLQVRLSQDRIKLIESCLNNQEDAYKSTQRLLNLARYLRIEKYNSRNRDGKVLELVAQKAYEVRDYSACATICQQLIDQNSSSAWKIVFDLGNDDEYQDFKFRQKCLSFAMNCGPTDLLETLLQRMHLIEIQILHKDLQNLLPSEVSDTMVDSDDEFTDAMTTPQVESKEFLVPNIIGTSTEMVISSAELVKKSTYSLLKNVGNRNFWKNTLNLNFVTQSSDSCEADDQILKLDTVAKNPQSFSCFYESLHRDCSISSLDTNYAKYSLPDIKDKKFKLCQNLVRVALLGECASYGFESSSIDHLFVECARHVFTEDCLLGISYLLSLSSSDNDFVRPAFDDIPDADLRLQLAAYFYSLELYKKLEPDKVGYYYDPLELISRMTKAAANMQDCPIAEGLIYWSSRLLNAKDYEAEDELADLESEQNPTDNSNPVYESKRQEEKSCTQLEASSQSRSLNKKSFDKFSIEVSSFESNEEETGWDDDWGDFSDPSDEDEKNAVEKSERRELVSSGTEMTEGDRFAQFENLVCQVSSKDEYLRMKEKLISWPTFENPEFTTVDKHPALRLIDLTKVLVTEENDGSTSQRLVECKEIMAHQIVSETVLRKYLSKKHVSSDLELNIYLHLRSNQKSLQEEAVQIIKEKYQDMKLSPPILQELFFKNLTGSFHPNHIVYKLILDEVIDNFDLVDIEENLKILSDVLVVQRCLPQAAALRNFINGLPRSLQTFDAGLGTLFVE encoded by the exons ATGGCTGTAAAACCAGATCAAAACATGGGGGTTGACGGCACCGAGGAGTGTGATGAGCAGCCGATATTATACGAACTTTTGGAATATTATGTGCGCAAACAAGAGCCCGAATTATCG AGATGCAAAAACGACACCGCAGCCATCCTACCAGCTACAGGAACGATAAAAATTGCCCTGAGATATTTGAACAATCGGTACTCGTTGCCCGAGTCTATATCCTTTGAAATCGGACTGACGTTACAATGGAAATTTGCTGTCGGAGACAAAGGAAGCCTGCTTGCCATCTTGCAAGATAATTTgatagaaataagaaaatccaAAGACGAGTACTCTTCCGTCGTTGGCAAAGCGTCGG TACCTAAAGATGCCTTTCCGCAATGGCGTAAAGTCGTGTGGAGCCCCGACTGTTCGCTGCTCGTGGTCGCATCGAGCAACGGCTATTTGTCATTCTACAATTCATTGGGAAACAATGTGTTCAATATAAGTCCTAAGAACTTGTCCCAAAATCCGAATATTCTGGAAGCTGGCGATGCCGTTGCTTCAATGATATTCGTTAAAACCAGAGTTAAGAGTCTGAAATGGGCCTATGAATTTCTTGTCATTACTTACAGCGGACTATTAAAGGCCTATTACGTATCAGCTACTGAAGCATTCGAGGAAAGccatgaattttcattcggcAGCTTGTACAGAAACGGCGTCAGCGCCGTCGCTTATAACGATAGACACAATTTACTCTTTGTCGCTGGCAGTAACATCACGCAAAACTTGCAT ACTATCTCTTCAAAATCTGGTCTAACATCGTGGCGCATCCTCAATGATTATCCATATTACAAGTTGTCGTTTGCAAACGAAGAGAGCACTGGTGcaaattcaagtttttcaatttggaATTATCTGCCTACTTTGCATTCCCAAATCGAATCTGTCATATTTAAAAACAGTATATCACCAAACGGAGATCTGCTTGCCTGTTTACATACTGATGGCTCAATAACAATATGGAATTTGCCAAGCTTAAGGCTCCACAAAAAGTGGGGGCCCAATGAGCAACCAGATGCCGATGCTGTGAACCCCCTTGGTCTTgttaaattgagaaaattaccaCCTggattttcagaatttcatcCTATTGACGTCAATTGGTGGTCAAATCAT TCTGTTATAATAGCAAGATACTGTGGTTCCGTTTCCGTTTGCTCGATCAAGAATTTGCGCAACCTTCTAGGTGCCAGTCCTGAATTTTTATACGGACAACCACAAATATCTGAACTCTGCCCAGACCGTGGTTTCCTCAGTTTAGACTGCGAGACATTCTTGACGAGCAAAAAGAGGAGCAGAGATTCGACAAATGAGAGCCAAAATTCAG actcatcgtcggagagtgaaaaagaagaagaagaaaacgaaagaCCAACGGCTCTGAAATACGCAGGAAGTTTGTTTCAAAGTGCTCTTTACTCCATAACTGATATGGAAAGGTTTCAgccgaagagaaaaaaatcgaaactgaTTCACCGAACATATAGAATATTGGGATTGAAGAGCACGACTCCAGAGGAGTTGTACTCTAGGAAGATTGACATCGAA GAATACGGCGAGGCACTAGCTTTGGCAAACACTTACAACCTGGACACCGACTTGGTGTACCAAACGCAGTGGCGCAAGTCTGAGTTTTCACTAAACGcgattaaaaatcatttgagTAAAGTGAGCAAGAGGTCTTGGGTTCTGAACGAGTGCGTAACGCGTGTCCCTGACACAATCGAAGCATCCCGAGAGCTTCTTAATTTCGGACTTGGAGGTGCAAATTTAGAAACTCTATTAGCCATCGGTGTAAAGGATGACGGCAAGTTCACACCTGCCGATATAGAGGATGAGGATTACGAAGAATTGGATAAAATCGGTGCGACTTTAAGACAG ATAcagaaagaaaatcaaatattagatcaaataaatattgagaaGTTGACTGAGGGTCAGAAGGAAATGGTGATGTATAGACGAAAGCTTTTAGACCATCTGGATAAATTACAAACTTACGAAATAATACTAGAAGCTCCCtcgatgtataataaaattttttacgaagaATTTCGAAAACTGAGCGCCCTACAAAATGCTAttag ATTTGCAAAGGACAGTAATTACCGGGCTGTGGATATCATGTTCACTTATCACAGTGCTAAAATACTGCCGCACTGGCTTGCCGTTATAAGCTTCTTTCCCGAAACTCTCAAACCAacggattacgaaaaactgtTACCAGAATGCGACAACGAAGGCCAACTATTCTTACCAGATCAGCTAGAGTTGCGTCAAAAAGATTGGTCAGAAAAAAGTGAATTCAGCAAGACGCTAGGTCTGTCCGATGACGACGGCTCTGAATTAATTTATGACTGTGACCCAGCCTTGAGAGCTTACAG AAATGTGCCGCTCACCCAAGAACTGCTTAAAAAATGGTACAAATCTCGCGCGTATCAAATAGAGAGAAACAGTTCCATAGTGGACAATGCTTTGAGTCTGATAAGAATCGGCAAATCTCGAAATATCAAAGGCTTGGAGAATTTCATGTTCGAATTAGAGACGCTGGACGATTTGATATACAAGGTAAACATGGAAGACATGTCTCTAGCCCGATTGGAGAAACTTTCTGACCTCGACAAGATAAGACTATTGATGAGCAAATcggatgagaaaaattttgtagataACATTAAAAATCTTGTCATTCCTTATATCCATAGAAAAGAGAGGCTCTCG CCTCAAGGATGTTCTCATCAGCAACTATTACACGACTACTTAGTGTCCTTGAGTGAAGACGACTTGACATTGCCagtaaaattctttgaacaTTTGAAACAGACACAAAATACAGAGATAATCAGAGACTTGGAAGCTATTATGAAACTGGCATTGGATTGCATTTACTCTTGCAAAGATTTGAAGATGTATGAAAAGGCCAAGTGTATATTTGAATGCATTCCGTTCAGTCTAGAAAACGTGGGATCAGGAAAGATTTGTTGTCTGATCGAGGAACTGGAACAGGAACTTGAGTGCTTGAGAGTACTAAGCGAATACAATGTAAAAACTACGCTGAAATACATTCAAGAGAACAAAACTGATCGTGAGACTATTAAAATGCTGCTCACTCAAATGGCAAGATACGTAAA CGAGTTACCTCCAAGCGAAAAATTGTGGCCTCAATTATTAAACGATATACTTCAACTTCACGAAACAACGTTTTCCTGTCTCGACATCGAAGTGTGTTTCGAGATATGTGTCTCAGCTCGATTAACTTCGGGGGACAAAACGACCATTCAGAACTGCACAAGTCTCATAGAGActaagaaatctgaaaaatctaTGCTGAAAGTGCCTTATGATAAAGCGGTGGAATTGGTATTGCAAGCCAGTACCGAGTACTTCAATAGCTCGAAAAGCTTGACCGATAGTAGCATGGAACTGGCCAA GGCGTGTCTCTACCTCATAGAGGACGATAATCCGGCAATAAAAGAGGAATACGAGCTGATAAGTTCGCTGCAAATTTTGAACGACTTCAACGTAAACGTATTGCCACTTCAAGTCCGATTAAGCCAAGATAGGATTAAGTTGATTGAGAGCTGTCTGAACAATCAGGAGGACGCCTACAAAAGTACCCAAAGATTACTTAACCTGGCGAGATACTTGAGGATCGAGAAATACAACTCCAGAAACAGGGATGGCAAGGTATTGGAACTTGTCGCGCAAAAGGCCTATGAG GTGAGAGACTACAGCGCTTGTGCGACTATTTGCCAGCAGCTTATAGACCAGAATAGCTCATCAGCATGGAAGATAGTTTTTGATTTGGGTAATGATGACGAATACCAAGACTTCAAGTTCAGGCAAAAGTGCCTGTCCTTCGCTATGAACTGTGGACCAACTGATTTGTTAGAGACTTTATTGCAACGGATGCATTTAATCGAGATACAAATACTCCACAAAGATCTGCAGAACTTACTGCCTTCCGAAGTTTCTGATACAATGGTGGACAGTGATGACGAATTTACAGATGCAATGACTACA CCTCAAGTCGAGTCCAAAGAGTTCTTAGTGCCAAACATTATAGGAACGTCGACCGAAATGGTCATTAGCTCTGCTGAGCTGGTGAAAAAGTCGACGTACTCATTGCTGAAGAAcgtgggaaatagaaatttctGGAAAAACACCCTAAACTTGAATTTCGTCACACAGAGTAGTGACTCGTGCGAGGCAGATGACCAAATACTAAAATTAGACACTGTAGCAAAGAACCCTCAGAGTTTTTCTTGCTTCTACGAAAGTTTGCATAGGGATTGCTCGATCAGCAGTTTAGATACCAATTACGCAAAATACTCGCTACCGGATATAAAAGataagaaattcaaattatgcCAAAACCTAGTCAGGGTTGCCCTACTTGGAGAATGCGCCAGCTACGGATTTGAAAGTAGCAGCATTGATCATC TATTCGTCGAGTGTGCTCGTCATGTCTTCACGGAAGACTGTTTGCTGGGGATTTCATACCTGTTGAGTCTCAGCAGCAGTGACAATGATTTCGTCAGACCAGCCTTTGACGATATACCCGACGCAGATCTGCGACTGCAGTTAGCTGCCTATTTCTACTCCCTAGAACTGTACAAAAAACTGGAGCCAGACAAGGTGGGCTACTATTATGATCCGTTAGAGTTAATATCGAGGATGACCAAAGCTGCTGCTAACATGCAAGACTGTCCGATTGCTGAAGGGCTGATATACTGGTCTTCGCGCTTGTTAAATGCCAAAGATTACGAAGCTGAAGACGAATTAGCTGACTTGGAGAGTGAGCAAAACCCGACAGATAATTCGAATCCTGTTTATGAATCGAAGCGGCAGGAAGAGAAAAGTTGCACACAACTTGAGGCGTCGTCTCAGTCGCGATCCTTGAACAAAAAATCgttcgacaaattttcgatTGAAGTTTCATCCTTTGAATCAAACGAGGAAGAAACGGGGTGGGATGATGACTGGGGTGATTTTTCGGACCCAAGTGACGAGGACGAGAAAAACGCAGTTGAAAAATCGGAACGGCGCGAATTAGTTTCTTCCGGCACTGAAATGACGGAAGGAGATCGATTCGcacaattcgaaaatttggttTGCCAGGTTAGCAGCAAAGATGAATATCTGAGAATGAAAGAGAAACTAATCTCGTGGCCTACATTTGAAAACCCCGAATTTACCACTGTGGATAAGCATCCGGCGTTGAGATTAATCGATTTAACTAAAGTACTTGTTACGGAGGAAAATGATGGTTCTACTAGTCAGAGGCTGGTAGAATGTAAGGAAATTATGGCCCATCAAATTGTATCCGAAACC GTactgagaaaatatttgagtAAGAAACACGTCTCCTCAGATTTGGAACTAAACATTTACCTACATTTACGCTCAAATCAGAAATCGCTCCAAGAAGAGGCAgtacaaataataaaagagaaaTATCAG gACATGAAATTGTCGCCACCGATCCTTCAAGAGTTGTTCTTCAAAAATCTTACTGGATCATTTCATCCAAATCACATCGTTTATAAGCTAATTCTCGATGAAGTAATTGACAATTTTGACTTGGTCGACATTgaagagaatttgaaaattttgagcGACGTATTAGTCGTACAACGATGTCTACCGCAAGCAGCTGCcctgagaaattttattaatggTTTACCTCGGTCATTGCAGACGTTTGATGCCGGGCTCGGTACTTTAT
- the alien gene encoding COP9 signalosome complex subunit 2 isoform X3: MSDGEDDFMCEEEEDYGLEYSEDSNSEPDVDLENQYYNSKALKEDDPKAALQSFQKVLDLEGGDKGEWGFKALKQMIKINFKLLNYKEMMTRYKQLLTYIKSAVTRNHSEKSINSILDYISTSKNMELLQDFYETTLDALKDAKNDRLWFKTNTKLGKLYFDRSDFNKLAKILKQLHQSCQVGITDDGEDDLKKGTQLLEIYALEIQMYTAQKNNKKLKALYEQSLHIKSAIPHPLIMGVIRECGGKMHLREGEFERAHTDFFEAFKNYDESGSPRRTTCLKYLVLANMLMKSGINPFDSQEAKPYKNDPEILAMTNLVVSYQNNDINQFESILKQNRNNIMDDPFIREHIEDLLRNIRTQVLIKLIKPYTRIHIPFISKELNIDVSEVESLLVSCILDSTVRGRIDQVNQVLELDKKSVCGARYTALDKWTNQLQSLHVAVANRMS; encoded by the exons ATGTCGGATGGTGAGGACGACTTCATGtgcgaagaggaagaagattATGGCTTG GAATATTCAGAGGATTCCAACTCTGAGCCCGACGTAGACTTGGAAAATCAATATTACAACAGTAAAGCACTCAAGGAAGATGATCCTAAGGCGGCGTTGCAAAGCTTTCAGAAGGTACTGGACCTGGAAGGTGGCGATAAAGGAGAATGGGGATTCAAGGCGCTCAAACAAATGATCAAAATCAACTTCAAACTG TTGAACTACAAGGAAATGATGACTCGATACAAGCAGCTCTTAACATATATTAAAAGTGCAGTAACGAGAAAtcattcagaaaaatcaatcaacTCGATTCTGGATTATATCAGCACTTCAAAAAAC ATGGAATTATTGCAAGACTTTTACGAGACAACTCTAGACGCACTAAAAGATGCGAAAAATGACAGGCTCTGGTTCAAAACGAACACAAAACTTGGGAAGCTATATTTCGATCGATCAGATTTTAACAAATTGGCAAAAATACTGAAACAGCTTCATCAGAGTTGTCAGGTAGgtatt ACCGATGACGGAGAGGATGATCTCAAAAAAGGTACACAATTACTCGAAATTTACGCTCTCGAAATCCAAATGTATACGGCacagaaaaataacaaaaaactCAAAGCTCTATATGAACAAAGTCTCCACATCAAAAGTGCCATTCCGCATCCGCTCATCATGGGAGTAATCAGag AATGCGGGGGTAAAATGCACCTCAGAGAAGGAGAATTCGAGCGGGCTCATACGGATTTCTTCGAAGCGTTTAAAAACTACGACGAATCCGGTTCCCCGAGGCGTACGACGTGTTTGAAGTATCTGGTTTTGGCTAACAT GTTGATGAAGTCTGGTATAAATCCGTTCGACTCTCAAGAGGCAAAACCCTACAAAAACGACCCAGAAATACTCGCAATGACTAATCTGGTCGTCAGTTATCAAAACAATGACATCAACCAATTTGAGTCCATTCTAAAGCAAAATAGAAACAACATAATGGACGATCCCTTCATTCGCGAACACATTGAAGACCTTCTGCGCAATATTAGAACCCAG GTGCTTATTAAGCTTATCAAACCGTATACAAGAATCCACATACCCTTCATCAGTAAAGAATTGAATATCGACGTTTCCGAGGTCGAGAGTCTGCTGGTTTCCTGTATTTTAGATAGCACAGTACGCGGTCGCATTGATCAG gtgaaCCAAGTCCTCGAATTAGATAAAAAATCCGTCTGCGGCGCGCGTTATACCGCTCTAGACAAATGGACGAATCAATTACAATCATTGCACGTAGCCGTCGCTAATAGAATGTCGTAA
- the alien gene encoding COP9 signalosome complex subunit 2 isoform X4 yields MSDGEDDFMCEEEEDYGLEYSEDSNSEPDVDLENQYYNSKALKEDDPKAALQSFQKVLDLEGGDKGEWGFKALKQMIKINFKLLNYKEMMTRYKQLLTYIKSAVTRNHSEKSINSILDYISTSKNMELLQDFYETTLDALKDAKNDRLWFKTNTKLGKLYFDRSDFNKLAKILKQLHQSCQTDDGEDDLKKGTQLLEIYALEIQMYTAQKNNKKLKALYEQSLHIKSAIPHPLIMGVIRECGGKMHLREGEFERAHTDFFEAFKNYDESGSPRRTTCLKYLVLANMLMKSGINPFDSQEAKPYKNDPEILAMTNLVVSYQNNDINQFESILKQNRNNIMDDPFIREHIEDLLRNIRTQVLIKLIKPYTRIHIPFISKELNIDVSEVESLLVSCILDSTVRGRIDQVNQVLELDKKSVCGARYTALDKWTNQLQSLHVAVANRMS; encoded by the exons ATGTCGGATGGTGAGGACGACTTCATGtgcgaagaggaagaagattATGGCTTG GAATATTCAGAGGATTCCAACTCTGAGCCCGACGTAGACTTGGAAAATCAATATTACAACAGTAAAGCACTCAAGGAAGATGATCCTAAGGCGGCGTTGCAAAGCTTTCAGAAGGTACTGGACCTGGAAGGTGGCGATAAAGGAGAATGGGGATTCAAGGCGCTCAAACAAATGATCAAAATCAACTTCAAACTG TTGAACTACAAGGAAATGATGACTCGATACAAGCAGCTCTTAACATATATTAAAAGTGCAGTAACGAGAAAtcattcagaaaaatcaatcaacTCGATTCTGGATTATATCAGCACTTCAAAAAAC ATGGAATTATTGCAAGACTTTTACGAGACAACTCTAGACGCACTAAAAGATGCGAAAAATGACAGGCTCTGGTTCAAAACGAACACAAAACTTGGGAAGCTATATTTCGATCGATCAGATTTTAACAAATTGGCAAAAATACTGAAACAGCTTCATCAGAGTTGTCAG ACCGATGACGGAGAGGATGATCTCAAAAAAGGTACACAATTACTCGAAATTTACGCTCTCGAAATCCAAATGTATACGGCacagaaaaataacaaaaaactCAAAGCTCTATATGAACAAAGTCTCCACATCAAAAGTGCCATTCCGCATCCGCTCATCATGGGAGTAATCAGag AATGCGGGGGTAAAATGCACCTCAGAGAAGGAGAATTCGAGCGGGCTCATACGGATTTCTTCGAAGCGTTTAAAAACTACGACGAATCCGGTTCCCCGAGGCGTACGACGTGTTTGAAGTATCTGGTTTTGGCTAACAT GTTGATGAAGTCTGGTATAAATCCGTTCGACTCTCAAGAGGCAAAACCCTACAAAAACGACCCAGAAATACTCGCAATGACTAATCTGGTCGTCAGTTATCAAAACAATGACATCAACCAATTTGAGTCCATTCTAAAGCAAAATAGAAACAACATAATGGACGATCCCTTCATTCGCGAACACATTGAAGACCTTCTGCGCAATATTAGAACCCAG GTGCTTATTAAGCTTATCAAACCGTATACAAGAATCCACATACCCTTCATCAGTAAAGAATTGAATATCGACGTTTCCGAGGTCGAGAGTCTGCTGGTTTCCTGTATTTTAGATAGCACAGTACGCGGTCGCATTGATCAG gtgaaCCAAGTCCTCGAATTAGATAAAAAATCCGTCTGCGGCGCGCGTTATACCGCTCTAGACAAATGGACGAATCAATTACAATCATTGCACGTAGCCGTCGCTAATAGAATGTCGTAA